From one Aptenodytes patagonicus chromosome 16, bAptPat1.pri.cur, whole genome shotgun sequence genomic stretch:
- the PIK3R6 gene encoding phosphoinositide 3-kinase regulatory subunit 6 translates to MESTELESDILRRVRTLLRELDGHHPACQCDRGMLRWTLHKKIDQNPSNSSILVRILVKELERAERGDFRHYIIPLLHTLMYTLIKAPCISDELCSRVYDFCKKLLTLPKPFCTIGLDYAVRLKMERTAPGMLYQRMVISEQSLKSDPYPYQEKIFIFADPELLSKAICNALVTDTEAAQVSQSPRACMCYVIIHAMQAALGEGCDVSGLKRSLQDMPTSDVEHWFQQVVAAVECAGNEVNADRGQHAARLEKIYRAVLSSLQAGDAPLGGLQGTPLPNPSISFHLWTEDDQLWKELVMFIRPLSQSCEPDCLSQDLDNFEIQDIISDCECCEQTRFSVLSTDSGIERDLPAAAEEPFAPCSTETEQSRLQRKGGIKKKPSLLESMAFLQAGCNGPGAKPPAKPQRRPGIPPEPAAPLQRLHTARIVLLGDDRILGRLAQAYHSLRKRETRRVFLTPRLNLQFYYIPVVTGQPNTLAIADHAATGQEELCEVAGYLGRADPWYESNINTLCHMIPKLATMPSSPSKHLVTDLFITDVIAYYVRMGIQPVCFQVYAVKIFFNDPAQEPAEDVFLTELRTQVQESISHRELSMTKKKTTLDGPGIDLTVTYRKVVVSDRAKELAMSLRSTGLVMKAIPADEAEDLVCLNVNIAEIVRINNLSGRSFSAVANRLKTRNIKIRSTEQRPFTVCLDKDSRRAYRNVISVEVSPCLEPSYCLQKTRTMKVSLHETEDVGLVKYMPKSLLLPINTFAGIIQ, encoded by the exons AGTTGGAATCGGACATCCTGCGCCGCGTCCGCACGCTGCTGCGAGAGCTGGATGGGCACCACCCCGCCTGCCAGTGCGACCGAG GAATGCTGCGATGGACCCTGCATAAAAAAATTGACCAGAATCCCAGTAACAGCTCCATCCTGGTCAGGATCCTGGTGAAGGAGCTGGAAAGG GCGGAGCGAGGTGACTTCAGACATTACATCATCCCCTTGCTGCACACGCTGATGTACACCTTGATAAAG GCTCCTTGCATCTCTGACGAGCTCTGCAGCAGAGTGTATGATTTCTGTAAGAAGCTGCTCACCCTGCCCAAGCCTTTCTGCACCATCGGTTTGGACTACGCTGTCAGGCTGAAGATGGAAAGGACAGCACCAG GTATGTTATACCAAAGAATGGTCATCTCCGAACAAAGTCTCAAAAGTGACCCGTACCCTTATCAGGAAAA GATTTTCATCTTTGCTGATCCGGAGCTGCTCTCCAAAGCCATCTGCAACGCGCTGGTCACCGACACGGAGGCAGCTCAGGTCTCCCAGAGCCCCCGGGCGTGCATGTGCTATGTGATCATCCACGCCATGCAGGCAGCCCTGGGCGAGGGCTGCGACGTCAGTGGCTTGAAGAGGAGCCTCCAG GATATGCCCACGAGCGACGTCGAACACTGGTTCCAGCAAGTGGTGGCAGCAGTTGAGTGTGCAGGAAACGAGGTGAACGCAGACCGTGGCCAGCACGCAGCAAGGCTGGAAAAGATTTACCGCGCTGTCCTCAGCTCCTTGCAAGCAG GCGATGCTCCCTTAGGAGGGCTGCAGGGTACCCCTCTGCCCAACCCCAGCATCAGCTTTCACCTCTGGACAGAAGACGACCAGCTCT GGAAGGAACTGGTGATGTTTATCCGCCCGCTGTCACAGAGCTGTGAGCCCGACTGCCTAAGCCAGGACCTGGACAACTTTGAGATCCAGGACATCATTTCGGACTGCGAGTGCTGCGAGCAGACCCGTTTCTCTGTGCTCTCCACTGACAGCGGCATAGAGCGAGACCTGCCCGCGGCAGCCGAGGAGCCCTTTGCCCCCTGCAGCACCGAGACAGAGCAATCCCGGCTCCAGAGGAAgggtggcattaaaaaaaagccatcGCTGCTGGAGAGCATGGCCTTCCTGCAGGCTGGCTGCAATGGTCCCGGGGCGAAGCCCCCAGCGAAGCCACAGAGGAGACCAGGCATCcccccagagcctgcagccccGCTCCAGAGGCTGCACACTGCCCGCATCGTGCTGCTGGGGGACGACCGGATCCTGGGGCGCCTGGCCCAAGCCTACCACTCTTTGAG gaAACGAGAAACACGGCGAGTTTTCCTAACTCCCAGGCTGAACCTGCAATTCTACTACATCCCGGTCGTGACAGGGCAGCCAAACACCTTGGCCATTGCG GACCACGCTGCCACCGGTCAAGAGGAGCTCTGCGAGGTGGCCGGGTACCTGGGCAGAGCCGACCCGTGGTACGAGAGCAACATCAACACGCTCTGCCACATGATTCCCAAGCTGGCCACCATG CCTTCCTCTCCGAGCAAACATCTTGTGACTGATCTGTTCATCACTGATGTGATCGCTTACTACGTCCGCATGGGCATCCAGCCCGTCTGCTTCCAGGTCTACGCTGTGAAG attttcttcaaTGACCCGGCGCAGGAGCCGGCCGAGGATGTGTTCCTCACAGAGCTGCGCACCCAGGTGCAGGAGAGCATCTCCCACAGAG AGTTAAGCATGACCAAGAAGAAAACGACCCTGGATGGCCCTGGCATAGATCTCACAGTAACATACAGAAAG GTTGTGGTGAGCGACCGGGCGAAGGAGCTGGCGATGTCCCTGCGCTCCACAGGTCTGGTGATGAAAGCCATCCCAGCTGACGAGGCTGAAG ATCTGGTGTGTCTGAATGTGAACATCGCCGAAATCGTTAGGATCAACAACTTGTCAGGACGATCGTTCTCA GCCGTGGCAAACAGGTTGAAAACACGCAATATCAAAATCAGGAGCACAGAGCAGAGGCCCTTCACGGTGTGTCTGGACAAGGACAGCAGAAGAGCCTACAGGAACGTGATCAG CGTGGAAGTGTCTCCTTGCCTAGAGCCCAGCTACTGCCTGCAAAAGACAAGGACAATGAAAGTCAGCCTGCACGAAACAGAAGATGTGGGGCTTGTGAAATACATGCCCAAGTCTCTGCTGTTGCCCATCAACACATTTGCAGGCATCATCCAATGA
- the MFSD6L gene encoding major facilitator superfamily domain-containing protein 6-like produces the protein MSEQWDVGRALALSGLFRLLQGAGRACAAPFLTLYLRHLGLPAPLVGVVAGAKYLAAALWAPLCSRCPEGRRKRRLLVASSLLGSAGASLLLTLIPPAGGDAGYKYCNASQQLGDRGAAATVPGPGTSSHMSAVTNAKAVSKEMVKTTADVLIASRKPTLTSAAFQGLFGLTDTLEKKGRGIGEGDTKTNGYSDGPSGWTTSVEAVNWETREPEMPAPYRPPLRGLEKETSGLGSAAIDLAGNAEESLYPTESNELSLFKTTLPTVGDAYESGNLSDQWKDTQDVSFEAVQNIFQDREHQIFLMVLGAVVLWELLATSLEWTVDENLYEYLDFVDATDRYGKLWIWSYLGASVGACSIAVFVDQLNCFLSSTITRLAVHFYGYALLITLSLLVSVFFPIHVPKRTDHVNKTAKALALLWSDGRAILYAITVFLTGAAGSAVQNFLFWQMQDRGSSELYMGLSVAVGLLAEILLYFFKGKLLRTFSSIKIVAVSLSLLAVQLLCYSFLWTVWSVLLVQILSAFSSGALWWVVNMTVDDIATPGMERSLHAVLQSLCYGGGASLGSFAGGFVVKHFGLAVLYRAWCVCLVLWLFLILIVQSKLPRQKKINYSRLLAADSSDMSDSDEENERDWLVKAMKDESFNRNWSQQHGIN, from the coding sequence ATGAGCGAGCAGTGGGACGTCGGCCGGGCCCTGGCCCTCTCCGGCCTCTTCCGTCTCCTgcagggcgcgggcagggcctgcGCGGCCCCGTTCCTGACGCTGTACCTCCGGCACCTGGGGCTGCCGGCCCCGCTGGTGGGCGTCGTGGCCGGAGCCAAGTACCTGGCGGCAGCTCTCTGGGCTCCCCTCTGCTCCCGCTGCCCCGAGGGCCGCAGGAAGCGGCGCCTTCTGGTTGCCAGCTCCTTGCTGGGCTCGGCGGGGGCCAGCCTGCTGCTCACCCTCATCCCACCCGCCGGCGGGGACGCGGGGTACAAGTACTGTAACgccagccagcagctgggtgaCCGAGGGGCCGCCGCCACAGTGCCCGGTCCGGGCACGAGCAGCCACATGAGTGCTGTTACGAACGCAAAAGCTGTGTCAAAGGAAATGGTGAAAACGACGGCTGATGTTTTAATAGCGAGCAGAAAGCCAACGCTAACCAGTGCAGCCTTCCAGGGATTATTTGGCCTGACAGATACGCTCgagaaaaaaggcagagggaTTGGTGAAGGTGATACAAAGACAAATGGGTACTCTGATGGTCCCTCTGGCTGGACAACTTCTGTGGAAGCAGTTAACTGGGAGACACGAGAACCAGAAATGCCAGCTCCCTACAGACCTCCCTTACGTGGACTCGAGAAGGAAACGAGCGGTCTGGGTTCTGCTGCGATAGATCTTGCTGGTAATGCTGAAGAAAGCCTTTATCCTACTGAAAGTAATGAGCTCTCTTTGTTTAAAACAACTCTTCCTACTGTTGGAGATGCTTACGAGTCTGGAAACCTTTCAGACCAATGGAAGGACACTCAAGATGTCAGCTTTGAGGCAGTGCAAAACATCTTTCAGGACAGAGAGCATCAGATTTTTCTTATGGTACTGGGTGCTGTCGTGCTTTGGGAGCTGTTGGCTACATCTCTCGAATGGACAGTGGATGAGAATCTCTATGAATATCTCGACTTTGTTGATGCGACTGACAGGTATGGCAAGCTGTGGATCTGGAGTTACCTGGGTGCATCTGTAGGCGCCTGCAGCATTGCCGTATTCGTGGATCAACTGAATTGCTTCCTCAGCAGTACAATCACTCGCCTCGCTGTCCATTTCTATGGCTATGCTCTCCTGATAACACTCTCGCTGCTTGTCAGTGTCTTTTTTCCCATCCATGTTCCCAAGAGAACTGACCATGTTAACAAAACTGCCAAAGCCCTGGCCCTCCTGTGGAGCGATGGCCGAGCGATCCTGTATGCCATCACAGTCTTCCTCACAGGCGCAGCTGGGTCTGCGGTGCAGAACTTTCTCTTCTGGCAGATGCAGGACCGAGGCAGCAGTGAGCTGTACATGGGGCTCTCTGTGGCCGTTGGGCTGCTTGctgaaattttgctttatttcttcaaaGGGAAGTTGCTGAGGACTTTCTCGAGCATCAAAATTGTTGCAGTCAGTCTAAGCCTCCTGGCAGTACAGCTTCTGTGCTACTCCTTCTTGTGGACTGTGTGGTCAGTTCTCCTTGTCCAGATTTTATCTGCCTTCAGTAGCGGTGCTTTGTGGTGGGTGGTTAACATGACGGTGGATGACATAGCCACTCCAGGCATGGAGAGGTCCCTGCACGCTGTTCTCCAGAGCCTCTGCTACGGTGGAGGAGCAAGCTTGGGCAGTTTTGCGGGGGGATTTGTCGTGAAGCACTTTGGCCTGGCAGTTCTGTACAGGGCATGGTGCGTGTGCCTGGTGCTGTGGCTCTTCTTGATCTTAATTGTCCAGTCTAAATTGCCGcggcagaaaaaaattaattattctcgTCTCCTGGCTGCTGATTCCAGTGATATGAGTGACTCTGACGAGGAGAACGAGAGGGACTGGCTGGTGAAAGCTATGAAGGATGAAAGCTTTAATAGGAATTGGTCACAACAGCATGGGATCAACTAA